The Mycobacteriales bacterium genome contains the following window.
CGAGTGCCAGCAGCCGCTGCAGGCCGGCGCGCGCCTCCGGGTCGTGCACCTCGACGAGCGCCTCGACCCGCCGGTCGAGATTGCGGTGCATCGCGTCGGCGCTGCCGATCATGATGTCCTCGGCTCCGTCATTGCAGAACCGGAAGATCCGGGAGTGTTCGAGAAAGCGGCCCAGGATGCTGCGAACGCGAATGTTCTCCGAGACGCCGGGCACCCCGGGTCGAAGGCAGCACATCCCGCGCACGACGATCTCGACGGGGACACCGGCGTTCGATGCGTCGTACAACGCGTCGATGATCTGCTCGTCGACGATGCTGTTGAGCTTCAGCGTGATCCCGGACGCGATGCCGGCGCGCGCGTGCTCGGCCTCGCGGGCGATGCGGGCAAGCAGGCCGCTGCGCAGCGTGTCCGGTGCCACCAGCAGCGTGTGGTAGTCGCGGTGCTTGGTGTAGCCGGACAGGTGGTTGAACAGGTCGGCGACGTCCGCCGTGACCGTGGGGTCGACGGTGAGCAGGCCGAGGTCCTCGTACAGCCGAGCGGTCTTGGGGTTGTAGTTGCCGGTCCCGATGTGCGCGTAACGGCGCAGCGACCCGTCGGGTTCCTGGCGTACGGCGAGGGCGAGCTTGCAGTGCGTCTTCAGGCCGACGACGCCGTACACGACGTGGCAGCCGGCGTGTTCCAGCGCCCGGGCCCATTTGATGTTGGCCTGCTCGTCGAAGCGCGCTGTGATCTCGACGACGACGAGCACCTGCTTGCCGGCCTCGGCGGCGTCGATCAGCGCGTCCACGAGCGGGGAGTCGCCACTGGTGCGGTAGAGCGTCTGCTTGATCGCGAGGACGGCGGGATCAGCTGCGGCCTGCTCGACGAAGGCCTGCACGCTGGTCGCAAAGGAGTCGTAGGGGTGATGCAGCAGCACGTCGCGACGGCGCATCGCGGCGAAGACATCGACCGCCGACTTGCCCTCGCCGCTCGCCCGTAGCTGCGGCTGCGTGACCGGCGGGTAGACGTCGTACTTCAGTGCCGGCAGGTCGAGCTCGACCAGTCGCCAGAGCCCGGCGAGGTCGAGCATGCCCTTCACGCGATACAGCTGCGCCTCACTGATGTCGAGCTCGCGGACGAGCAGGTCGAGGACGCGCTCGCCGATGTCGGCCTCCACCTCGAGGCGCACCGCCGGGCCGAACCGCCGGCGCATGAGCTCGCGTTCGAGGGCCTGCAGGAGGTTGTCGACGTCGTCCTCGTCGACGGTGAGGTCCTCGTTGCGGGTGACGCGGAACAACGACGCCTCGATGACGTCCATGCCGGGGAACAGCGCCGGAAGATGCGCCGCGATCACCTGCTCGATCAGTACGAACCGCCGCGCACCCA
Protein-coding sequences here:
- a CDS encoding RNA degradosome polyphosphate kinase is translated as MEDLGHTPEPADREVDPDRFLDRESSWLQFNERVLELAEDPETPLLERARFSAIFADNLDEFFMVRVAGLQRRIATGLGIVSPAGLSAREQVELISEQAHELSARNGELFRSQIMPGLKEAGIEVVMYADLEDEERKAADALFDEHVFPVLTPLAVDPAHPFPYISGLSLNIAIVVRDRENGREHFARVKVPPLLPRFISVGARRFVLIEQVIAAHLPALFPGMDVIEASLFRVTRNEDLTVDEDDVDNLLQALERELMRRRFGPAVRLEVEADIGERVLDLLVRELDISEAQLYRVKGMLDLAGLWRLVELDLPALKYDVYPPVTQPQLRASGEGKSAVDVFAAMRRRDVLLHHPYDSFATSVQAFVEQAAADPAVLAIKQTLYRTSGDSPLVDALIDAAEAGKQVLVVVEITARFDEQANIKWARALEHAGCHVVYGVVGLKTHCKLALAVRQEPDGSLRRYAHIGTGNYNPKTARLYEDLGLLTVDPTVTADVADLFNHLSGYTKHRDYHTLLVAPDTLRSGLLARIAREAEHARAGIASGITLKLNSIVDEQIIDALYDASNAGVPVEIVVRGMCCLRPGVPGVSENIRVRSILGRFLEHSRIFRFCNDGAEDIMIGSADAMHRNLDRRVEALVEVHDPEARAGLQRLLALATDPGTSAWELDPDGQWHRQTTNEEGEQLRDYQLTLL